From the genome of Amycolatopsis sp. NBC_01488, one region includes:
- a CDS encoding tyrosine-type recombinase/integrase, whose product MGSGTACGVAGSCRVPRQNRHDDNLLGNDVDPATAVVTVGQWLDIWLEMRQNLSFSTRRLYTQHVRDYLKPYLGSVPLRSLTVARVQAMFAALIRTNSSRARPLSYATLQRIRGVLHAALNGAIRRGLLDRNPAHWIELPSGRRPRAVVWTEGREAHWRETGERLAVAVWTATQTAAFLESSFEHPLHVLYLLVALLGLRRGEAAGLRWCDIDLDARVLQVSHQVQDHNGRTVICPPKTESSVRVLALDSISVSALRSLRAERRRGLPAGAALTGFLFVNQYGNPMSPGYVTHAFRKLIAEADLPPIRLHDLRHGAASLSLAAGNDLKVVQAMLGHSSIVLTADTYTSVLPCLAHRAAEATANLVMKAARRTAKKVRRHSRKATRHYGTKKNRRPGSTRKSAHKIRA is encoded by the coding sequence ATGGGCAGCGGCACCGCGTGCGGCGTGGCGGGTTCCTGTCGCGTGCCGCGGCAGAACAGGCACGACGACAACCTGCTCGGCAACGATGTCGATCCGGCGACGGCCGTGGTGACGGTGGGGCAGTGGCTGGATATCTGGTTGGAGATGCGCCAGAACCTGAGCTTCTCGACTCGGCGGCTCTATACCCAGCACGTCCGCGATTACCTCAAGCCCTATCTGGGGAGTGTTCCGTTGCGGTCGTTGACGGTCGCGCGGGTGCAGGCCATGTTCGCAGCGTTGATCCGCACCAACTCAAGCCGCGCCCGGCCCTTGTCTTACGCGACGCTGCAGCGCATCCGAGGCGTTCTGCACGCCGCGCTCAACGGTGCGATCCGCCGGGGACTGCTCGACCGGAACCCGGCGCATTGGATCGAGCTTCCCTCCGGGCGTCGGCCGCGTGCTGTGGTGTGGACGGAAGGTCGGGAAGCGCACTGGCGCGAGACCGGGGAGCGGCTGGCCGTGGCCGTCTGGACTGCTACGCAGACTGCGGCGTTCCTGGAGAGTAGCTTCGAGCACCCGTTGCATGTGCTGTACCTGCTTGTCGCGCTGCTTGGGCTGCGTCGGGGTGAAGCGGCCGGGTTGCGGTGGTGCGACATCGACCTGGACGCCCGAGTGCTGCAGGTGTCGCACCAGGTGCAGGACCACAATGGCCGGACCGTGATCTGTCCGCCGAAAACCGAGAGCAGCGTCCGCGTCCTCGCACTGGACAGTATTTCGGTATCTGCGCTGCGATCCCTGCGCGCCGAGCGGCGACGCGGGCTGCCGGCCGGTGCCGCGTTGACCGGGTTCTTGTTCGTCAACCAGTACGGGAATCCGATGAGTCCCGGCTACGTCACCCACGCCTTCCGCAAGCTCATCGCTGAGGCGGACCTGCCGCCGATCCGGCTGCATGACCTCCGCCATGGTGCGGCGAGCCTGTCGCTAGCCGCGGGGAACGACCTGAAGGTGGTGCAGGCGATGCTGGGGCACTCGAGCATCGTGCTGACCGCCGACACCTACACCAGCGTGCTGCCCTGCCTGGCGCACCGGGCCGCCGAAGCCACCGCCAATCTGGTCATGAAAGCGGCACGGCGGACGGCGAAGAAGGTCCGCCGCCACTCCCGGAAAGCCACACGCCACTACGGGACGAAGAAGAACCGCAGGCCTGGGTCGACACGGAAGTCGGCTCACAAGATCCGTGCGTAG
- a CDS encoding L,D-transpeptidase, translating to MTVSINDMEVKTIPTSMGKSGHTTPAGTYTVMSEHTGYTMNSATYGVSEDGPGGHSTFVQYAVRLSYSGIFYQQGHSNVSHGCLNLSTEKHEVADGHEWPAGN from the coding sequence ATGACCGTCTCGATCAACGACATGGAGGTCAAGACCATTCCGACCTCCATGGGCAAGTCCGGCCACACCACGCCGGCCGGGACCTACACCGTCATGAGCGAGCACACCGGCTACACCATGAACTCCGCCACCTACGGCGTCTCCGAGGACGGACCCGGTGGGCACAGCACCTTCGTCCAGTACGCGGTCCGCCTGTCCTACAGCGGCATCTTCTACCAGCAGGGCCACAGCAACGTGAGCCACGGCTGCCTGAATCTGTCCACCGAGAAACACGAAGTGGCTGATGGACACGAGTGGCCCGCGGGGAACTAG
- the proP gene encoding glycine betaine/L-proline transporter ProP, with translation MARSGPKIRRKKKLRYEDITVVDQSLLKRAVGAAALGNAMEWFDFGVYAYIADTIAEVFFPPTVAPGVRLIGTFGAFTAAFLMRPLGGLVFGPLGDRIGRQKVLAVTMIMMAIGTLCIGLIPSYSTIGVWSPILLVLARMVQGFSTGGEYGGATTFIAEYSPDKRRGFMGSWLEFGTLSGYVLGASVVTGMKAWVPHETLLDWGWRIPFLVAGPLGIIGLYLRLKLEETPAFQKHAEEAEKRGRSGEPFWKMFTDYWPALLICVGLVLVFNVTDYMLLSYMPTYLSEQLHLDATHGLLLIIVVMVVMMLIILVGGRVTDKVGRKPVMMAGCIGYVAFSWPLMLLVHDGGLVVTFLGLMGLGLLLLCFEVSMPAALPALFPTAIRYGALSIAFNISVSLFGGTTPLVMQTLISSTGHDFWPAWYLMAAGAVGAVAVYFSRETANKPLWGSGPAVATEEEARELVRTSAEDG, from the coding sequence GTGGCACGTTCGGGACCGAAGATCAGGCGGAAGAAGAAGCTGCGGTACGAGGACATCACTGTCGTCGACCAGTCGCTGCTCAAGCGCGCGGTGGGGGCCGCCGCGCTGGGCAATGCCATGGAGTGGTTCGACTTCGGCGTCTACGCCTACATCGCCGACACCATCGCCGAGGTCTTCTTCCCGCCCACCGTCGCTCCCGGCGTCCGGCTGATCGGGACCTTCGGGGCCTTCACCGCCGCCTTCCTCATGCGGCCGCTCGGCGGGCTCGTCTTCGGGCCCCTCGGGGACCGGATCGGACGGCAGAAGGTCCTCGCCGTCACCATGATCATGATGGCCATCGGGACCCTGTGCATCGGGCTGATCCCGTCCTACTCCACCATCGGCGTCTGGTCACCGATCCTGCTGGTGCTCGCCCGGATGGTGCAGGGCTTCTCCACCGGCGGCGAATACGGCGGCGCGACCACCTTCATCGCCGAGTACTCGCCCGACAAACGGCGCGGCTTCATGGGGTCCTGGCTCGAGTTCGGGACGCTGTCCGGGTACGTCCTCGGCGCGTCCGTCGTCACCGGCATGAAGGCCTGGGTGCCGCACGAGACCCTGCTCGACTGGGGCTGGCGGATCCCGTTCCTGGTCGCCGGGCCGCTCGGCATCATCGGCCTCTACCTGCGGCTCAAGCTCGAGGAGACACCGGCGTTCCAGAAGCACGCCGAAGAGGCCGAGAAGCGCGGCCGCTCCGGCGAGCCGTTCTGGAAGATGTTCACCGACTACTGGCCCGCGCTGCTCATCTGCGTCGGCCTCGTGCTCGTGTTCAACGTCACCGACTACATGCTGCTGTCGTACATGCCGACGTACCTGTCCGAGCAGCTGCACCTCGACGCCACCCACGGCCTGCTGCTGATCATCGTCGTCATGGTCGTGATGATGCTGATCATCCTGGTCGGCGGCCGGGTCACCGACAAGGTCGGCCGCAAGCCCGTCATGATGGCCGGCTGCATCGGCTACGTCGCGTTCTCCTGGCCCCTGATGCTGCTGGTGCACGACGGCGGCCTGGTCGTCACGTTCCTCGGGCTGATGGGCCTCGGACTGTTGCTGCTCTGCTTCGAGGTCTCGATGCCCGCGGCGCTGCCGGCGCTGTTCCCGACCGCGATCCGCTACGGCGCGCTGTCCATCGCGTTCAACATCTCCGTGTCACTCTTCGGCGGCACGACGCCGCTGGTCATGCAGACACTGATTTCGTCGACGGGTCACGACTTCTGGCCCGCGTGGTACCTGATGGCCGCAGGCGCGGTCGGCGCGGTCGCCGTCTACTTCAGCCGCGAGACGGCGAACAAGCCGCTCTGGGGCTCGGGTCCCGCGGTGGCGACCGAGGAAGAGGCGCGGGAACTGGTCCGCACCTCGGCCGAGGACGGCTAG
- the orn gene encoding oligoribonuclease — protein MTDRLVWIDCEMTGLDLGKEALIEIAALVTDAELNVLGDGVDIVIHADEEKLAGMPEVVREMHAHSGLTEEVRASSVTLEEAERRVLEYIREHVPEPGTAPLAGNSIATDRGFIARDMPALDAHLHYRLVDVSSVKELVRRWYPRIYYAKPEKGLAHRALADIKESIGELDYYRRVAFVPQPGPTSEEAKAAAAEVQEQQQR, from the coding sequence GTGACCGACCGCCTAGTCTGGATCGACTGCGAAATGACGGGGCTCGACCTCGGCAAGGAAGCGTTGATCGAAATCGCCGCCCTCGTCACCGACGCGGAGCTGAACGTGCTCGGCGACGGAGTCGACATCGTCATCCACGCCGACGAGGAAAAGCTCGCCGGGATGCCCGAGGTCGTCCGCGAGATGCACGCCCACTCCGGCCTCACCGAAGAGGTCCGCGCCTCCAGCGTCACCCTCGAAGAAGCCGAACGCCGCGTCCTCGAATACATCCGCGAGCACGTCCCCGAACCGGGCACCGCGCCGCTCGCCGGCAACTCGATCGCCACCGACCGCGGCTTCATCGCCCGCGACATGCCGGCCCTCGACGCGCACCTCCACTACCGCCTGGTCGACGTCTCGTCGGTCAAGGAGCTCGTGCGCCGCTGGTACCCGCGGATCTACTACGCCAAGCCGGAGAAGGGCCTCGCCCACCGCGCGCTCGCTGACATCAAGGAATCCATCGGCGAACTCGACTACTACCGGCGCGTCGCCTTCGTCCCGCAACCGGGCCCGACCAGCGAGGAAGCCAAAGCCGCCGCCGCTGAAGTGCAGGAACAGCAGCAGAGGTAA
- a CDS encoding helicase HerA-like domain-containing protein — protein sequence MTEQGSPASEIAAGYASEGAALELGAVVIDGQADASAAVRLPLATLNRHGLVAGATGTGKTKTLQLVAEQLSAAGVPVVLADVKGDLSGLAAAGGANDKVGKRSQEVGDDWAGTAFPVQFLSLGTGGKGSPIRATITSFGPVLLSKVLGLNETQESTLGLIFHWADQRGLALLDTKDLRSVITHLTGDEGKADLKGIGGVSAATAGVILRSLSNLEAQGGEDFFGEPELDVHDLMRARDGKGVVTLLELDNLQSKPALFSTFLMWLLAELFEELPEEGDLDKPKLVFFFDEAHLLFNDASKAFLERIEQTVKLIRSKGVGVFFCTQLPTDIPNNVLSQLGARIQHALRAFTPDDQAALAKTVKTYPKTKFYELDTALTSLGIGEAIVTVLSERGAPTPVAWTRLRAPRSKMGSIGADAIAAVVASSDLHAKYAETIDRESAYEKLAAKVAPAPDAPAAPAPEQQKEKDEPGLIESAMKNPAVKSFMRSAASALGREITRGLFGNRRR from the coding sequence GTGACGGAGCAGGGGTCGCCGGCGAGCGAGATCGCCGCTGGTTATGCGAGTGAAGGTGCCGCACTGGAGCTGGGCGCGGTGGTGATCGACGGGCAGGCCGACGCCTCCGCCGCCGTGCGCCTGCCGTTGGCGACCCTGAACCGGCACGGCCTGGTGGCGGGCGCGACCGGCACCGGCAAGACGAAGACGTTGCAGCTGGTCGCGGAGCAGCTTTCGGCGGCCGGAGTGCCGGTGGTGCTCGCGGACGTCAAAGGCGACCTGTCCGGGCTGGCTGCGGCCGGCGGGGCGAACGACAAGGTCGGAAAGCGCTCGCAGGAGGTGGGTGACGACTGGGCGGGCACGGCGTTCCCGGTGCAGTTCCTCTCGCTCGGCACCGGTGGGAAGGGTTCGCCGATCCGGGCGACGATCACGAGCTTCGGGCCGGTGCTGCTGTCGAAGGTGCTGGGGCTGAACGAAACGCAGGAGTCGACGCTCGGCCTGATCTTCCACTGGGCCGACCAGCGCGGCCTCGCGTTGCTGGACACGAAGGACCTCCGGTCGGTGATCACGCACCTGACCGGCGACGAGGGCAAGGCGGACCTCAAGGGCATCGGCGGGGTTTCGGCGGCGACGGCCGGGGTGATCCTGCGTTCGCTGTCCAACCTGGAAGCCCAGGGTGGCGAGGACTTCTTCGGCGAGCCCGAGCTGGACGTCCACGACCTCATGCGCGCACGTGACGGCAAGGGCGTCGTGACGTTGCTGGAACTGGACAACCTGCAGTCCAAGCCCGCGCTGTTCTCGACGTTCCTGATGTGGCTGCTGGCCGAGCTGTTCGAAGAGCTGCCCGAGGAGGGCGACCTCGACAAGCCGAAGCTCGTCTTCTTCTTCGACGAGGCGCACCTGCTCTTCAACGACGCGTCGAAGGCGTTCCTCGAGCGCATCGAGCAGACCGTGAAGCTGATCCGGTCCAAGGGTGTCGGCGTGTTCTTCTGCACGCAGCTGCCCACGGACATCCCGAACAACGTCCTTTCCCAGCTCGGTGCCCGCATCCAGCACGCGTTGCGCGCGTTCACGCCGGACGACCAGGCGGCGCTGGCCAAGACGGTGAAGACCTACCCGAAGACGAAGTTCTACGAGCTGGACACGGCGTTGACGTCGCTGGGCATCGGCGAGGCGATCGTCACGGTGCTGTCCGAGCGGGGTGCGCCGACGCCCGTCGCGTGGACGCGGCTGCGCGCGCCGCGGTCGAAGATGGGCTCGATCGGCGCCGACGCCATCGCCGCCGTAGTCGCTTCGTCGGACCTGCACGCGAAGTACGCCGAAACGATCGACCGGGAGTCGGCGTACGAGAAGCTGGCCGCGAAGGTCGCCCCCGCTCCGGACGCGCCTGCAGCCCCAGCGCCGGAACAGCAGAAGGAGAAGGACGAGCCCGGCCTCATCGAGTCGGCGATGAAGAACCCGGCCGTGAAGTCGTTCATGCGGTCCGCGGCGAGCGCGCTGGGCCGGGAGATCACGCGAGGCCTCTTCGGCAACCGGAGGCGCTGA
- a CDS encoding DUF3224 domain-containing protein translates to MTSTATASFVLDQWEPQATDEAAGTEFARVAIAKTFTGAVEGTSTVEMLTASNATSRAYVAFERLAVSVDGRKGAFVLHHSADELGLTLKILTGSGSGELTGISGTATIEMDAEQNHTLVLTYAL, encoded by the coding sequence ATGACCAGCACCGCCACCGCGTCGTTCGTGCTCGACCAGTGGGAGCCGCAGGCGACCGACGAGGCCGCGGGCACCGAGTTCGCCCGGGTGGCCATCGCCAAGACGTTCACCGGGGCGGTCGAGGGGACCAGCACCGTCGAGATGCTGACGGCGTCCAACGCGACTTCGCGCGCGTACGTCGCCTTCGAGCGTCTCGCCGTCTCGGTCGACGGCCGCAAGGGCGCGTTCGTCCTGCACCACTCGGCCGACGAGCTCGGCCTGACGCTGAAGATCCTCACCGGCTCCGGCTCGGGTGAGCTGACGGGGATCTCCGGCACGGCGACCATCGAGATGGACGCCGAGCAGAACCACACGCTGGTCCTCACCTACGCCCTGTAG
- a CDS encoding S1C family serine protease — translation MTENESRPGPASPGGHQPHQSTQQYGPYAQQQQYGYQHQAAPNPLFTPQPQQAPTALKTKPRKGGRVAMIVSATALGAALVGGVGGAAIVGLTTNSADGATTSVSTPAANGQTVANSTATGDVSAVAAKVTPSVVQINVTTDQGEAIGSGVILTADGRILTNAHVVDGAQNVVITTSDGKKYQASVVGADTKADIAVVQAQNASGLTAATLGDSSKLVVGQEVVAIGSPGGLQNTVTTGIVSALNRNLSDIGGGQQQQQSPFSRTSNQSTDSPSYTAIQTDASINQGNSGGALVDAQGNVIGINSALYSPTASANGSAGSVGIGFAIPINDAKKIVDQIVNN, via the coding sequence ATGACCGAGAACGAGAGTCGGCCCGGCCCCGCCTCACCCGGTGGGCACCAGCCGCACCAGAGCACCCAGCAGTACGGGCCGTACGCGCAGCAGCAGCAGTACGGCTACCAGCACCAGGCCGCGCCGAACCCTCTGTTCACCCCGCAGCCGCAGCAGGCGCCCACGGCGCTGAAGACCAAGCCGCGCAAGGGCGGCCGCGTCGCGATGATCGTCAGCGCGACCGCCCTCGGCGCCGCGCTGGTCGGCGGGGTCGGGGGCGCCGCGATCGTCGGGCTCACCACGAATTCGGCGGACGGCGCGACGACGTCGGTGAGCACACCGGCGGCGAACGGGCAGACGGTCGCGAACTCCACCGCGACCGGCGACGTCAGCGCCGTCGCGGCCAAGGTGACGCCGAGCGTCGTGCAGATCAACGTCACCACCGACCAGGGCGAGGCCATCGGGTCCGGGGTCATCCTCACCGCGGACGGCCGGATCCTGACCAACGCGCACGTCGTCGACGGCGCCCAGAACGTCGTGATCACCACCTCCGACGGCAAGAAGTACCAGGCCAGCGTGGTCGGCGCGGACACCAAGGCGGACATCGCGGTGGTCCAGGCCCAGAACGCCAGCGGCCTGACGGCGGCGACGCTGGGCGACTCGAGCAAGCTGGTCGTCGGCCAGGAAGTGGTCGCCATCGGCTCGCCGGGCGGCCTGCAGAACACCGTCACCACCGGCATCGTCAGCGCGCTCAACCGGAACCTGTCCGACATCGGTGGGGGCCAGCAGCAACAGCAGTCGCCCTTCAGCCGCACCTCGAACCAGTCCACGGACTCGCCGAGCTACACCGCGATCCAGACGGACGCGTCGATCAACCAGGGCAACTCCGGCGGCGCGCTGGTCGACGCCCAGGGCAACGTCATCGGCATCAACTCGGCCCTCTACAGCCCGACGGCCTCGGCCAACGGCTCGGCGGGCAGCGTCGGGATCGGCTTCGCCATCCCGATCAACGACGCGAAGAAGATCGTCGACCAGATCGTGAACAACTGA
- a CDS encoding M20 family metallopeptidase, whose product MTHHEPVPPDDSYLRSLVEATADAVAAAEPLASPHAGADEATRAEVTAAVERSSPDLVALSQDLHAHPEEGFAEHRSVQALAELLKRHGHETTVGVGGLDTALRVSTPPQEGPHIAVLAEYDALPGLGHACGHNIICTTAAGGFLGAATVAERLGGRVSLIGTPAEEGGGGKEILARAGVFDDVDAVIMLHPFSHDIALHPFLGRRQLEMVFHGVGAHASAQPFMGRNALDAAVAAYQGVSALRQQLPQSDRVHGVFTDGGARPNVIPARAALLFYLRSQSPDTLRDLAARMTSIAEGAAAMTGCGVELIWDAQAAYLPIRFNTALAGRWSVNQAGTGRKPLPPGIVPESLTGSTDLGNLSYRMPALHPMLAVSGPTVALHTKEFAAAAGAESGDAGVRDGALGLALTAADYLADAELRQAVHDEFEAAGGALDVPSFFA is encoded by the coding sequence ATGACCCACCACGAGCCCGTCCCGCCCGACGACAGCTACCTGCGTTCCCTGGTCGAGGCCACCGCCGACGCCGTCGCGGCCGCCGAACCGCTGGCCTCGCCGCACGCCGGCGCGGACGAGGCGACACGGGCCGAGGTGACCGCCGCGGTCGAGCGCAGTTCACCCGATCTGGTGGCGTTGAGCCAAGATCTCCACGCCCATCCCGAAGAGGGGTTCGCCGAGCACCGTTCGGTGCAGGCCCTGGCGGAGCTCCTGAAGCGCCACGGCCACGAAACGACCGTCGGGGTCGGCGGGCTGGACACCGCGCTGCGCGTCAGCACGCCACCGCAGGAGGGACCGCACATCGCCGTCCTCGCCGAGTACGACGCGCTCCCCGGCCTGGGCCACGCGTGCGGCCACAACATCATCTGCACGACGGCCGCGGGTGGCTTCCTCGGCGCCGCGACGGTCGCGGAACGGCTCGGCGGCCGCGTCAGCCTGATCGGCACGCCGGCCGAAGAAGGCGGTGGCGGCAAGGAGATCCTCGCCCGCGCCGGGGTGTTCGACGACGTCGACGCGGTGATCATGCTGCACCCGTTCAGCCACGACATCGCGCTGCACCCGTTCCTCGGCCGCCGTCAGCTGGAGATGGTCTTCCACGGCGTCGGTGCCCACGCGAGCGCCCAGCCGTTCATGGGCCGCAACGCGCTCGACGCCGCCGTCGCGGCCTACCAAGGCGTTTCGGCACTGCGCCAGCAACTCCCGCAGAGCGACCGCGTCCACGGCGTCTTCACCGACGGCGGCGCCCGGCCGAACGTCATCCCGGCCCGTGCCGCGCTGCTGTTCTACCTCCGCTCCCAATCCCCCGACACCCTGCGCGACCTCGCCGCGCGCATGACGTCGATCGCGGAGGGCGCGGCGGCGATGACCGGCTGCGGCGTCGAGCTGATCTGGGACGCCCAGGCCGCCTACCTGCCGATCCGGTTCAACACCGCGCTCGCCGGGCGCTGGTCGGTCAACCAGGCGGGCACCGGCCGCAAGCCGCTCCCACCGGGCATCGTCCCGGAGTCGCTCACGGGGTCGACGGACCTGGGGAACCTGTCGTACCGAATGCCCGCACTGCACCCGATGCTCGCGGTCTCCGGCCCGACGGTCGCCTTGCACACCAAGGAGTTCGCGGCCGCGGCCGGTGCGGAGAGCGGCGACGCGGGCGTCCGCGACGGCGCGCTGGGCCTGGCCCTGACCGCCGCCGACTACCTGGCCGACGCCGAGCTGCGCCAGGCGGTGCACGACGAGTTCGAGGCGGCGGGAGGCGCACTCGACGTGCCGTCGTTCTTCGCGTGA
- a CDS encoding class I SAM-dependent methyltransferase: MPGQTATERLETLLEAPAKTDDGYLDLLGDVSQAGPPTGVAQRLMRTTLLPQVYERYWRPALGRALKGPFGPSMADEVRLATKLLDLEPGHTVLDVACGTGRFTRAFGAAVGPDGLAIGLDGARTMLAKAVAEGGPDTVAYLRADAVHPPLKESTVDGVCCFAALHMFAEPETALDSFARVLKPGGRIVLLTSARRGWQPARVAESVGGILSGQRMFDRGEIAASLRARGFTAITERYAGVTQIVAGRLS, encoded by the coding sequence ATGCCCGGCCAGACCGCCACCGAACGCCTCGAAACCCTGCTCGAGGCGCCCGCGAAGACCGACGACGGCTACCTCGACCTGCTGGGCGACGTGAGCCAGGCCGGCCCGCCGACGGGCGTCGCGCAGCGCCTGATGCGCACCACGCTGCTCCCGCAGGTCTACGAGCGGTACTGGCGCCCCGCCCTCGGCCGCGCGCTCAAGGGCCCGTTCGGGCCGAGCATGGCGGACGAAGTCCGGCTCGCGACGAAGCTCCTCGACCTCGAACCCGGACACACCGTGCTCGACGTCGCCTGCGGCACCGGTCGCTTCACGCGCGCGTTCGGCGCCGCCGTCGGCCCGGACGGGCTCGCCATCGGCCTCGACGGCGCGCGCACGATGCTCGCCAAAGCCGTCGCCGAGGGCGGCCCGGACACCGTCGCCTACCTGCGCGCCGACGCCGTCCACCCGCCCCTCAAAGAGTCCACTGTGGACGGCGTCTGCTGCTTCGCCGCCCTTCACATGTTCGCGGAGCCTGAAACCGCGTTGGACTCCTTCGCGCGCGTACTCAAGCCCGGCGGCCGGATCGTGCTGCTCACGAGCGCCCGGCGCGGCTGGCAACCCGCGCGGGTCGCGGAGTCGGTCGGCGGGATCCTGAGCGGACAGCGGATGTTCGACCGCGGCGAGATCGCGGCGAGCCTGCGCGCCCGCGGGTTCACCGCGATCACCGAGCGGTACGCCGGGGTCACGCAGATCGTGGCGGGCCGGCTGAGCTGA
- a CDS encoding DNA-3-methyladenine glycosylase family protein, translated as MTISMVGSEITVRGEFDLAAAARFLTGFAPAGQPEAESGALRVAFPLEGEWTPMGAVLRQRSPGEVVVEVHGPPSQADAVVTQVRRMCSLDIDGTGFGEVGARDPVVSLVQGLHPGLRPVLFASPYEAACWAVLSHRIWMTQAVRLRRRLAERHGTEVDVGGSVLTSFPAPAVLAKLEYLPGLPGPKMQRLRGIAGAAAEGLLDAATLRAMPPDEALKQLQLLPGIGRFSAELILIRGAGHPDVFPRAETRLHEIMRAAYHLPDAGAEELTEIAQAWAPFRSWASFLLRVEGEARMRESR; from the coding sequence ATGACGATTTCCATGGTGGGCAGCGAAATCACGGTGCGAGGCGAGTTCGACCTGGCCGCGGCGGCCCGGTTCCTGACCGGCTTCGCGCCCGCGGGGCAGCCGGAAGCGGAGTCCGGCGCGCTCCGGGTGGCGTTCCCGCTCGAGGGCGAGTGGACGCCGATGGGAGCGGTGCTGCGGCAGAGATCGCCCGGCGAGGTGGTGGTGGAGGTCCACGGCCCGCCCTCGCAGGCGGACGCGGTGGTCACGCAGGTGCGCAGGATGTGCTCGCTGGACATCGACGGCACCGGCTTCGGCGAGGTCGGCGCCCGCGACCCGGTGGTCTCGCTGGTGCAGGGGTTGCACCCGGGGCTGCGGCCGGTGCTGTTCGCCTCACCGTACGAGGCGGCGTGCTGGGCGGTGCTGAGCCACCGGATCTGGATGACGCAGGCGGTCCGCCTGCGCCGCCGCCTGGCCGAGCGCCACGGCACGGAGGTCGACGTGGGCGGCAGCGTGCTGACGTCGTTCCCGGCGCCGGCGGTGCTGGCGAAGCTGGAGTACCTGCCGGGCTTGCCGGGCCCGAAGATGCAGCGCCTGCGCGGAATCGCCGGAGCAGCGGCGGAGGGCCTGCTCGACGCGGCGACGTTGCGGGCGATGCCACCGGACGAAGCACTGAAGCAACTGCAGCTCCTGCCGGGGATCGGCCGCTTCAGCGCCGAGCTGATCCTGATCCGCGGCGCCGGCCACCCGGACGTGTTCCCCCGCGCGGAGACCCGCCTCCACGAAATCATGCGCGCCGCCTACCACCTCCCGGACGCGGGAGCCGAGGAGCTGACGGAGATCGCCCAGGCATGGGCGCCGTTCCGCAGCTGGGCGTCGTTCTTGCTGCGAGTGGAAGGAGAGGCCCGGATGCGGGAGTCTCGCTGA
- a CDS encoding M50 family metallopeptidase: MSSPVQLALGGPAGAVLQAAATTPSLLEQAQTPAVITLVAGGAALLVVLVGGTPWRMARNGVTIVHEAGHALAAVLVGRRLQGIKLHSDTSGVTVSRGKPEGPGMAFTAMAGYLAPSVLGLLFASLLGNDLVGTVLVLIALLLLGVLVMVRNAYGVFTVVVSAVVLALVAFVAPVEVQAPFSYLVTWFLLFGGVRPVLELQVKRRQGRARDSDADQLGRLTAVPPVLWVLVFAVATVSCLVAGGLWLLEPVAA; the protein is encoded by the coding sequence GTGAGCTCGCCCGTTCAACTCGCGCTCGGCGGACCGGCCGGTGCCGTCCTCCAAGCGGCCGCCACCACTCCTTCGCTGCTCGAGCAGGCCCAGACGCCCGCCGTGATCACGCTGGTCGCCGGTGGCGCGGCGCTGCTGGTCGTGCTCGTCGGGGGGACTCCGTGGCGGATGGCGCGCAACGGCGTCACCATCGTGCACGAGGCCGGGCACGCACTGGCGGCCGTGCTGGTCGGGCGGCGGCTGCAGGGCATCAAGCTGCACTCGGACACCTCGGGCGTCACCGTCTCGCGCGGCAAGCCGGAGGGGCCGGGCATGGCCTTCACCGCGATGGCCGGCTACCTGGCGCCGTCCGTGCTGGGGCTGCTGTTCGCGAGCCTGCTGGGCAACGACCTGGTCGGGACGGTCCTCGTCCTGATCGCGCTGCTGCTGCTCGGCGTGCTGGTGATGGTGCGCAACGCCTACGGGGTGTTCACCGTCGTCGTCAGCGCTGTCGTGCTCGCGCTGGTCGCGTTCGTCGCGCCGGTCGAGGTGCAGGCTCCGTTCAGCTACCTCGTGACGTGGTTCCTGCTGTTCGGCGGCGTGCGGCCGGTGCTCGAGCTGCAGGTCAAGCGGCGGCAGGGCCGGGCCCGCGACTCCGACGCCGACCAGCTGGGCCGGCTCACCGCGGTGCCGCCGGTGCTGTGGGTGCTGGTCTTCGCCGTGGCGACGGTCAGCTGCCTCGTCGCCGGCGGGCTGTGGCTGCTGGAGCCCGTGGCCGCCTGA